A genome region from Mauremys reevesii isolate NIE-2019 linkage group 12, ASM1616193v1, whole genome shotgun sequence includes the following:
- the LOC120375449 gene encoding toll/interleukin-1 receptor domain-containing adapter protein isoform X2 produces the protein MAGWVRQLLQKPKQSSSSAGSSLNTKQSRSSSSSSSVTTASSSTSSSVASLGQLSPASQVSISSSGSARWAKSYDVCICHSNGDFEFVEEMVSYLESQTEGIRCFLQLRDAMPGGAITTELCDAVQNSHCWVLLITPSFLEDPWCRYQMHQALAEAPMANGRTIPVLKGIDRRDYPRELRCLYYIDGTRKENGFRQIKDTILRYLQELCRSTVSRIE, from the exons ATGGCTG GCTGGGTCAGGCAGCTCCTGCAGAAACCCAAGCAAAGCTCCAGCTCCGCAGGAAGCAGCTTGAACACCAAACAGTCacgctcctcctcttcctcctcctcggtGACAACCGCCAGCTCTTCCACCAGCAGTTCAGTGGCCAGCCTAGGACAActgtctcctgcctcccaggtgaGCATCAGCAGCTCAGGGAGTGCCCGCTGGGCCAAGAGCTACGACGTGTGCATCTGCCACAGCAACGGGGACTTTGAGTTTGTCGAGGAGATGGTCTCGTATCTGGAGAGCCAGACTGAGGGCatccgctgcttcctgcagctgcgGGATGCCATGCCGGGGGGTGCTATCACCACAGAGCTCTGTGACGCCGTCCAGAACAGCCACTGCTGGGTCCTGCTCATAACCCCTAGCTTCCTCGAGGATCCCTGGTGCAGGTACCAGATGCATCAGGCGTTGGCAGAGGCGCCGATGGCCAATGGACGCACCATCCCCGTGCTGAAGGGCATTGACCGGAGAGATTACCCCCGGGAGCTGAGGTGCCTCTATTACATCGATGGGACGCGCAAGGAGAATGGCTTCAGGCAGATTAAGGACACGATCCTGCGCT ACCTGCAGGAGCTCTGTCGAAGCACCGTGAGCAGAATAGAGTGA
- the LOC120375449 gene encoding toll/interleukin-1 receptor domain-containing adapter protein isoform X1 has protein sequence MEQLSACHATANIFSNTLGQDSCGHFSSDCYPDMAGWVRQLLQKPKQSSSSAGSSLNTKQSRSSSSSSSVTTASSSTSSSVASLGQLSPASQVSISSSGSARWAKSYDVCICHSNGDFEFVEEMVSYLESQTEGIRCFLQLRDAMPGGAITTELCDAVQNSHCWVLLITPSFLEDPWCRYQMHQALAEAPMANGRTIPVLKGIDRRDYPRELRCLYYIDGTRKENGFRQIKDTILRYLQELCRSTVSRIE, from the exons ATGGAGCAGCTGTCCGCCTGCCATGCTACAGCCAATATCTTTAGCAACACCCTAG GTCAAGATTCATGTGGGCACTTCTCATCTGACTGTTACCCCGATATGGCTG GCTGGGTCAGGCAGCTCCTGCAGAAACCCAAGCAAAGCTCCAGCTCCGCAGGAAGCAGCTTGAACACCAAACAGTCacgctcctcctcttcctcctcctcggtGACAACCGCCAGCTCTTCCACCAGCAGTTCAGTGGCCAGCCTAGGACAActgtctcctgcctcccaggtgaGCATCAGCAGCTCAGGGAGTGCCCGCTGGGCCAAGAGCTACGACGTGTGCATCTGCCACAGCAACGGGGACTTTGAGTTTGTCGAGGAGATGGTCTCGTATCTGGAGAGCCAGACTGAGGGCatccgctgcttcctgcagctgcgGGATGCCATGCCGGGGGGTGCTATCACCACAGAGCTCTGTGACGCCGTCCAGAACAGCCACTGCTGGGTCCTGCTCATAACCCCTAGCTTCCTCGAGGATCCCTGGTGCAGGTACCAGATGCATCAGGCGTTGGCAGAGGCGCCGATGGCCAATGGACGCACCATCCCCGTGCTGAAGGGCATTGACCGGAGAGATTACCCCCGGGAGCTGAGGTGCCTCTATTACATCGATGGGACGCGCAAGGAGAATGGCTTCAGGCAGATTAAGGACACGATCCTGCGCT ACCTGCAGGAGCTCTGTCGAAGCACCGTGAGCAGAATAGAGTGA